Proteins encoded in a region of the Nicotiana tomentosiformis chromosome 9, ASM39032v3, whole genome shotgun sequence genome:
- the LOC138899056 gene encoding uncharacterized protein, whose product MAEELKKHTGRVQSVEGGKGIEGLNYEDLCIQPDVELPKGYKPPKFKMFDGISDLKVHLRTYCDKLVGVGRDERICMKLFMRSLIGDALSWYISQNPKKWVNWVSMVSDFMDQFRFNTENAPDVFYIHNLKKKPMETFCEYATRWRSEAAKVRPAMEEEQMNKFFFRA is encoded by the coding sequence atggcagaggaactcaagaaacatACCGGCAgggttcaaagtgtcgaagggggcaaaggcattgagggtttgaattatgaagatttgtgtattcagccagatgtagaactgccaaagggttacaaacctcctaagttcaaaatgttTGACGGAATTAGTGATCtgaaggtgcacttgagaacatattgtgacaagcttgtaggagttggcagggatgaaagaatctgcatgaagctgttcatgagaagcctcattGGAGACGctctgtcttggtacatcagtcagaacccaaagaaatgggttaattgggtaagcatggtatcagatttcatggatcagttcaggtttaacacagaaaatgcaccagacgttttctacattcacaatctcaagaagaagccaatggAAACTTtttgcgagtatgctactcggtggagatctgaagctgcaaaagtaaggccagcgatggaagaagaacagatgaataagttcttcttCAGAGCTTAG